The proteins below come from a single Actinomycetota bacterium genomic window:
- a CDS encoding DUF58 domain-containing protein, which produces MTRLPGRPTATDWVSESVGTQVNRAAVLRRLELDVIRRLDGRLTGDHRTAAYGPGSERAAARPYQPGDDARRIDWSLTARSLTAHVRTTEADRELETWVLADRSASMDFGTAQREKRDVVLGVAAAFGVLTARAGNRFGVMAFGGDALVHRPAATGRRGMLAGLATLYDCARQGGTPGPGADLAAALRTLPRVQPRRGLVVVVSDFHDDADWAHALRELTLRQSVIAAVVTDPRDNVLPDVGMLDVVDPETGRLLHVQTRSPKLRSRFAEAAQARQDRIHTSIRSTGAALVSLSTDRDWLTDVIGFATGRAVIRRTAALQGVSS; this is translated from the coding sequence ATGACCAGGCTGCCGGGCCGACCCACCGCGACCGACTGGGTCTCTGAATCCGTTGGCACTCAGGTCAATCGCGCCGCGGTGCTCCGTCGTCTCGAGCTCGACGTCATCCGGCGGCTGGACGGCCGCCTCACCGGCGACCATCGGACCGCGGCGTACGGTCCGGGCAGTGAGCGAGCGGCCGCCCGTCCGTACCAGCCCGGCGACGACGCGCGGCGCATCGACTGGAGCCTCACGGCGAGATCACTGACGGCGCACGTCCGTACCACCGAGGCCGACCGCGAACTGGAAACCTGGGTGCTCGCCGATCGGTCGGCGAGTATGGACTTCGGTACGGCGCAGCGGGAGAAGCGGGACGTCGTGCTCGGCGTCGCCGCTGCCTTCGGCGTGCTGACGGCCCGGGCCGGGAATCGCTTCGGGGTCATGGCTTTCGGTGGCGACGCGCTGGTGCACCGGCCGGCCGCCACGGGACGGCGCGGCATGCTGGCCGGCCTGGCCACGCTCTACGACTGCGCCCGGCAGGGCGGAACTCCCGGACCGGGCGCCGATCTGGCTGCCGCGCTGCGGACGTTGCCGCGCGTCCAACCGCGCCGCGGCCTGGTCGTGGTGGTGTCCGACTTCCACGACGACGCCGACTGGGCCCATGCGTTGCGGGAGTTGACGCTACGACAGTCGGTCATCGCCGCGGTCGTCACCGATCCGCGGGACAACGTGCTGCCCGACGTCGGCATGCTGGACGTCGTCGATCCGGAAACCGGGCGCCTGCTTCATGTGCAGACCCGGTCGCCCAAACTGCGATCGAGATTCGCCGAAGCGGCCCAAGCGCGACAGGACCGGATCCACACGTCCATCCGCTCGACCGGCGCCGCCCTGGTATCGCTGTCCACCGACCGTGACTGGCTGACCGATGTCATCGGCTTCGCCACCGGTCGGGCCGTCATCCGCAGAACCGCTGCACTCCAAGGGGTCTCGTCATGA
- a CDS encoding VWA domain-containing protein, whose translation MTFLSGWRLLLLLVPLLLLVAYLVMLRSRRQAAVRFSSAELLRTVAPKRSGWQRFVPWASLLTAIVVGVLAFAQPAWAMRTPKERATIMLTLDVSASMLATDVDPSRLQAAQQAARDFVAALPAGLQVGLVTFDQSARLLVSPGTDRTTLLAAIDAMRVGQGTATGSGIDLALSTLEGVPPGDDGTKAPAAIVLMSDGAPTVGSGRQSATDTLDEATARAASDGVPVTTIAFGTPDGSVTIRGEQVAVPYDPQTMAGIAEATGGQTFTAESADQLGSVYEQIGSIVGYDVESYDLTALAAGLALLFASLAAASAIGWATRLA comes from the coding sequence ATGACGTTCTTGTCCGGCTGGCGGCTGTTGCTGCTGCTGGTCCCGCTTCTGCTGCTCGTGGCGTATCTGGTCATGCTGCGGTCGCGCCGTCAGGCGGCGGTCCGCTTCAGCAGCGCCGAGCTGCTGCGTACGGTGGCGCCCAAGCGGTCCGGCTGGCAGCGGTTCGTGCCGTGGGCCTCCTTGCTGACCGCGATCGTCGTCGGCGTACTCGCCTTCGCCCAGCCGGCCTGGGCGATGCGGACACCGAAGGAACGCGCGACGATCATGCTGACGCTGGACGTCTCGGCGTCGATGCTGGCCACCGACGTGGACCCGTCCCGGCTGCAAGCAGCTCAGCAGGCAGCGCGCGATTTCGTTGCCGCACTTCCGGCCGGCCTGCAGGTCGGCCTGGTGACCTTCGACCAGAGCGCCCGTCTGCTCGTCTCCCCTGGGACGGATCGGACGACGCTGCTGGCGGCAATCGACGCGATGCGAGTCGGGCAGGGCACGGCGACCGGTTCCGGCATCGACCTGGCACTCAGCACGCTGGAAGGCGTCCCGCCGGGCGACGACGGGACGAAGGCGCCGGCGGCGATCGTCCTGATGAGCGACGGCGCTCCGACCGTGGGCAGCGGCAGGCAGTCGGCCACTGACACCCTCGACGAGGCGACGGCCCGCGCCGCGTCCGACGGCGTCCCGGTGACCACCATCGCCTTCGGGACCCCGGACGGGTCGGTCACGATCCGCGGTGAGCAGGTCGCAGTTCCCTATGACCCGCAGACGATGGCGGGCATCGCCGAGGCGACCGGCGGGCAGACCTTCACCGCCGAGAGCGCAGATCAGCTCGGGTCGGTGTACGAGCAGATCGGCAGCATCGTCGGGTACGACGTCGAGTCGTACGACCTGACTGCGCTCGCCGCCGGCCTGGCCCTGCTGTTCGCCTCGCTGGCAGCCGCGTCGGCCATCGGTTGGGCGACCCGGCTGGCGTGA
- a CDS encoding HAD family hydrolase translates to MTWPHALVLDVDGTLVDSVYQHTVAWVRALRAHDLDIAHSTVHRAIGLGGDKLVAQVAGQQAEDAAGPAIRQRWETEFDSLRPQVRPLPGARQLLTAAADRGVPVFLSSSGRRVDIEHYVQLLGAEHAVVGWTTADDASHSKPDPELVEIALTRLGTRDAIMVGDTGWDVEAARRAGLRTATVLTGGWGSAELVEAGASVVAPNIGALRWMWDAPPGAPSAAGDGSAQQVVAVSAGRTP, encoded by the coding sequence ATGACCTGGCCGCATGCGCTCGTGCTCGATGTCGACGGAACTCTGGTGGACTCGGTGTATCAGCACACCGTCGCCTGGGTGCGCGCGCTGCGGGCGCACGACCTCGACATCGCCCACAGCACAGTGCATCGCGCGATCGGCCTGGGCGGCGACAAGCTCGTCGCCCAGGTCGCCGGCCAACAGGCGGAGGACGCTGCCGGTCCGGCGATACGCCAGCGGTGGGAAACGGAGTTCGACTCGTTGCGGCCGCAGGTCCGGCCGCTGCCCGGAGCCCGCCAGCTGCTGACGGCGGCTGCTGACCGCGGCGTCCCGGTGTTCTTGTCCAGTTCAGGCCGCCGGGTCGACATCGAGCACTACGTGCAACTGCTCGGCGCCGAGCATGCGGTCGTGGGATGGACCACCGCGGACGACGCCAGCCACAGCAAACCCGATCCCGAGTTGGTGGAGATCGCACTGACGCGGCTCGGCACCCGTGACGCGATCATGGTTGGCGACACCGGCTGGGACGTGGAGGCCGCTCGCCGGGCCGGCCTGCGCACGGCGACGGTGCTCACCGGGGGCTGGGGCTCCGCCGAGTTGGTCGAGGCCGGCGCCAGCGTCGTGGCACCGAACATCGGTGCGCTGCGGTGGATGTGGGACGCCCCGCCGGGCGCGCCCAGCGCAGCCGGCGACGGTTCCGCGCAGCAGGT